A window from Moritella yayanosii encodes these proteins:
- a CDS encoding fimbria/pilus outer membrane usher protein, with protein MITGASRQFTLKFLWVLRLLLASYYASATTFSLPLDIDGLEVGTVPVSLDGSDVNAVSLPALKALLGTRVADSVWQALLVTNVENNVTDAMVPLTTLAEQGVNLIFSPATLTMTADISSEAFGQSDVDFGEGFDPFIPSESGTFSWLNSINVTHSQSWQSNSKDSFSSADWLAQMNFGGASGINITTANYLEVPDNDANVLRGEWTAFYDNPKAPFRLSMGDVESGLGSGLAGHLSSVSLGGLSIKSDYAELQPERIIGPNNNQELILNESAEIEISVNGQVIFSGHQEAGRFNLTNLPMTNGANDIIVNVSYLSGKTERLVFSQFYNSNLLNEDMLNYGLTVGVPSIFSDQGIEYLDTWTVAGFAEYGMSSWLTLGCNSAVAKYGQVLGTTATIGTDWGNLSGRFSLSNLENTDVGNILSFTFESSVLGAADNQMPNLRLSADFSNSFTSTPWDAEALATSYDRYLANYVWIFNDQWDATLSGSYYKDRQYAEQTNATLMLNWKTGNWNLGSGVTYQDTEAHSDAEIAYFLTFDWRRTNIDNGINLSANYNSNNNYSRLELNRTGNDSVGSVGYRAQAEYEDDREGQNVQLNYTANRMRLQAEVERNQMRNNDSDASYSASIRGHTAIGLVDGKLGWGRAIEGPFIVTHLHPSLSEQEAQLGTGQQGDYKAAANAMIGGLLSLEVAYASNTIDLNVPNAPVGYDWGESRITISPGAATGHFIMIGSDRSYTAKGVLKDALGKPIAYLQGKFIDDTSKLSFFTNKSGRFYVQGVGPGKYTVTVADDRYKPLSVVIKQVDGHLIELGTLNMKCIKENCDENL; from the coding sequence ATGATAACCGGTGCTTCGCGGCAGTTTACCCTTAAATTTTTATGGGTATTGAGATTGTTACTGGCGTCCTATTATGCGAGTGCCACGACCTTTTCACTGCCCCTCGATATTGACGGATTAGAAGTCGGCACCGTTCCCGTCTCCCTTGATGGATCAGACGTCAATGCAGTTTCACTGCCCGCTCTTAAAGCGCTACTCGGAACCCGGGTAGCTGATTCGGTTTGGCAAGCCTTGTTAGTGACGAATGTAGAGAATAATGTCACCGATGCCATGGTGCCACTTACGACGCTTGCCGAACAAGGGGTCAACCTAATTTTTAGCCCTGCGACGCTGACAATGACAGCAGATATATCAAGCGAGGCATTTGGACAATCTGACGTCGATTTTGGAGAAGGATTTGACCCATTTATACCCTCTGAAAGTGGCACCTTTAGCTGGTTAAACAGTATTAACGTCACTCATAGCCAGAGTTGGCAATCCAACAGCAAAGATAGTTTCTCTTCAGCCGATTGGCTTGCGCAAATGAACTTCGGCGGCGCCAGCGGGATAAACATCACGACAGCCAATTATCTCGAAGTTCCCGACAATGATGCAAATGTGTTGCGTGGTGAGTGGACCGCTTTTTACGATAACCCCAAAGCACCATTTAGATTGTCGATGGGTGATGTTGAATCCGGTTTGGGTTCTGGCTTAGCAGGCCATCTATCAAGTGTGAGCTTAGGTGGTTTGTCAATTAAAAGTGATTATGCCGAGCTACAACCCGAGCGCATAATTGGCCCTAATAACAACCAAGAACTGATCCTTAATGAAAGTGCAGAGATCGAGATCAGTGTCAATGGCCAGGTCATTTTCAGCGGCCACCAAGAGGCGGGACGCTTTAACCTAACCAATTTACCCATGACAAATGGAGCAAATGACATCATAGTGAACGTCTCTTACCTTTCCGGAAAAACAGAGCGGCTTGTTTTTAGCCAATTCTACAACAGTAACTTACTAAACGAAGATATGCTCAATTATGGCCTTACCGTCGGTGTGCCCTCTATTTTTTCCGACCAGGGTATCGAATATCTAGACACTTGGACAGTAGCAGGGTTTGCTGAGTATGGCATGTCATCCTGGTTAACGTTGGGCTGCAACAGCGCAGTAGCCAAATATGGACAGGTACTGGGTACCACAGCAACAATTGGTACGGATTGGGGTAATCTCTCCGGTCGGTTCTCTTTAAGCAACCTTGAAAATACTGACGTAGGTAATATTTTGTCCTTCACCTTTGAAAGTAGCGTATTGGGTGCTGCTGACAATCAAATGCCCAACCTCAGATTAAGCGCTGATTTCTCAAATTCATTTACTTCAACACCCTGGGATGCAGAGGCGTTAGCGACATCATACGATCGCTACTTAGCCAACTATGTCTGGATATTCAATGATCAGTGGGATGCCACGTTATCAGGATCCTATTATAAAGACAGGCAATACGCCGAACAGACTAACGCCACATTGATGTTGAACTGGAAAACGGGCAATTGGAACTTAGGTTCCGGAGTTACCTACCAAGACACCGAGGCCCATAGCGATGCGGAGATCGCATATTTTCTCACCTTTGACTGGCGCAGGACCAATATCGATAATGGGATAAACCTTAGTGCCAATTACAACAGTAATAATAACTACTCCCGCCTTGAGCTCAATCGGACCGGCAACGACAGTGTCGGCAGTGTCGGCTACCGCGCCCAAGCAGAGTATGAAGATGATCGAGAAGGCCAAAATGTCCAGCTCAACTATACCGCCAACAGAATGCGATTACAGGCGGAAGTAGAGCGTAACCAAATGCGAAATAATGACAGTGATGCTTCCTATTCCGCATCAATTCGAGGTCATACTGCCATCGGTCTTGTTGATGGCAAGTTAGGTTGGGGCCGCGCGATAGAAGGCCCTTTTATAGTAACGCATCTTCATCCATCACTGTCCGAACAGGAAGCGCAGTTAGGGACGGGTCAACAAGGTGACTACAAAGCCGCAGCCAACGCGATGATTGGGGGCCTATTGTCGCTCGAAGTGGCTTACGCCAGCAATACCATCGACCTGAACGTGCCCAATGCACCCGTTGGATATGATTGGGGAGAAAGCCGAATAACGATTTCCCCCGGCGCAGCCACAGGTCATTTCATTATGATTGGTTCAGACCGTTCATATACCGCAAAAGGGGTCTTAAAGGATGCGCTTGGTAAGCCGATCGCCTACCTGCAAGGTAAATTTATCGATGACACGTCGAAATTGTCGTTCTTCACTAATAAATCCGGGCGTTTCTACGTGCAAGGCGTAGGACCAGGGAAATACACAGTAACGGTAGCAGATGACAGATACAAGCCGCTATCCGTCGTGATTAAGCAAGTCGATGGCCATTTAATTGAACTTGGCACACTTAACATGAAATGTATCAAGGAGAATTGTGATGAAAACCTTTAA
- a CDS encoding YajD family HNH nuclease, translated as MSSDTLGSSVTYKRMEQGYREKALKLFPWICGRCTREFVYSNLRELTVHHMDHDHSNNPNDGSNWELLCLYCHDNEHSKYTEHDQYATEIEAGDNNQDSATYNPFADLKSMFKK; from the coding sequence ATGTCATCAGATACTTTAGGTTCCAGCGTAACGTATAAGCGTATGGAGCAAGGTTATCGCGAGAAAGCGCTTAAGTTATTCCCATGGATATGTGGCCGTTGCACACGCGAATTTGTTTATTCTAACTTAAGAGAGTTAACGGTTCACCACATGGACCATGATCACAGTAACAACCCGAATGACGGTAGTAACTGGGAATTACTCTGCTTGTATTGTCATGACAACGAGCATTCAAAATACACTGAGCACGATCAGTACGCGACAGAAATTGAAGCGGGTGATAACAATCAAGACTCGGCGACTTACAATCCTTTCGCTGATTTAAAATCAATGTTCAAGAAGTAA
- a CDS encoding fimbria/pilus periplasmic chaperone, protein MRLFAILLTALLLHSPASYAFELFPMVTFFSDQGSKSERFYQVSNTSGQPLPLEIFVKQRYISGQESEQLIDSDDFFVFPPQALIQPGKTQMVKVKYIGEPAKISKSYRIIFSQLPIKDNATKNSIKMLFQIGALVFVSPNHVQNSVTAKITYQDGIPSQMQVTNQGTGVIVIPKLSFSVTSDHASHTWKWQDIKHLFNRQFLVPGEIASIAVDSLLSSQDNSASVTITAE, encoded by the coding sequence ATGCGATTATTTGCAATCTTGTTAACAGCGCTTTTGCTGCACTCTCCCGCTAGCTATGCTTTTGAACTTTTCCCCATGGTGACGTTTTTTTCAGACCAAGGCAGCAAAAGTGAGCGTTTCTACCAAGTCAGCAATACCTCGGGTCAACCTTTACCCTTAGAAATTTTCGTTAAACAACGCTATATATCGGGCCAAGAATCAGAACAACTGATTGACTCTGATGATTTTTTTGTGTTTCCGCCTCAGGCGCTGATCCAGCCGGGAAAAACGCAAATGGTAAAAGTGAAATATATTGGTGAACCTGCCAAGATTTCAAAATCTTACCGTATCATTTTTAGCCAGTTGCCAATCAAAGATAATGCCACCAAAAACAGCATAAAAATGTTATTCCAGATTGGCGCTTTGGTGTTTGTATCACCTAATCATGTGCAAAATAGCGTCACCGCCAAAATAACCTACCAAGACGGTATACCTTCTCAAATGCAGGTAACAAATCAAGGCACAGGGGTGATCGTTATTCCTAAGCTCTCTTTTTCCGTGACAAGCGACCACGCAAGCCACACATGGAAATGGCAAGACATTAAACACTTATTCAATCGACAATTTCTTGTGCCTGGGGAAATTGCCAGTATTGCCGTGGATAGCTTATTATCTTCACAAGATAACTCAGCCTCGGTGACTATAACGGCGGAATAG
- a CDS encoding M48 metallopeptidase family protein has product MSVSKIDSTALKYLSAYSDQVKSQVKLMLEQDKLSQFLLTKYPTTHAITNDKKLREFVMDLKNNYLKKSSPISKIIYDPKIHVVNNALGLHTFVSRVQGNKLKSKNEIRISEMFRRCPEAFLQMITVHELTHVKEKNHDKAFYKLCEHMLPDYHQLEFDMRLYLTQVEFRGEIY; this is encoded by the coding sequence ATGTCAGTCTCAAAAATAGATTCAACCGCCCTTAAATACCTGTCAGCCTATTCAGATCAAGTTAAAAGCCAGGTCAAATTGATGTTAGAGCAGGATAAGCTTAGTCAATTCTTATTAACTAAATACCCGACAACGCATGCAATTACCAATGATAAGAAATTGCGTGAATTTGTGATGGATTTAAAGAACAATTATCTAAAGAAATCATCGCCGATCAGCAAGATTATTTATGATCCTAAAATTCATGTGGTGAATAACGCACTGGGTTTACATACCTTTGTATCACGAGTGCAGGGCAATAAATTAAAGAGTAAAAACGAGATCCGCATCAGCGAGATGTTTAGACGTTGCCCAGAAGCATTTTTACAAATGATAACGGTACACGAGTTAACACATGTAAAAGAGAAAAACCATGACAAAGCCTTCTATAAGCTTTGCGAGCATATGTTGCCAGATTACCATCAGCTAGAATTTGATATGCGTTTGTATTTAACCCAAGTCGAATTTCGCGGTGAGATCTACTAG